TAAGAAAAATTATCTACCTTTTTTAGCCTATGCTATTCTAGGTATTTTTTCTGTGCAGTTTTTCTTTTATCTCTGTGTTGAGTATTCGAATGCGACGACGGCGACCATTTTGCAATTTATCAGCCCAGTTTTTATCCTGTTTTACAATCGAATCATTTACCAGAAGAAGGCTTCTATTACAGCTGTGTTCTATGTTTTGATTGCCATGCTAGGTGTTTTTTTGATGGCTACAAAAGGGGATCTATCCCAGTTGTCCATGACACCTTTGGCTCTAGTGACAGGTTTGCTCAGTGCAGTAGGGGTCATGTTTAATGTTATCCTTCCCCAGCGTTTTGCACGGCGCTACGGATTTGTTCCGACTGTTGGTTGGGGGATGATTCTGGCAGGACTCTTTAGTAATTTCCTCTACCCTATTTATCAGATAAGTTTTCAAGTGGATCTGGTAAGTGTGTTGATTTGTCTGACGATTGCCGTGTTTGGTACTGCTTTTGCCTTCTTCCTATCTATGAAGGCCGTGTCCCTCGTTTCCCCGCTGGTTGTATCGGTGGTGAGTGCTAGCGAACCGCTTTCTTCAGCTTTATTAAGTGTTCTTTTTCTGGGATTGGTCATGGATGGTTTTTTGGCCTTGGCTATGGTGTTGATTATCGTTCCGATGATTTTCTTATCTGTAGAAGAAGCAAAACAAGCCAGGTAAAGATGATTATTTGATAGTTGAGGCTTCAAATTTGAAGCCTTTTTTGGTAGAATAGGTATCATTATAACGAACCAGGAGGCACCTATGACTGCTACAAAAATGAACGCTCAAGAAATTATCCAATTTATCGCCAATGCTGAAAAGAAAACCAGTGTCAAAGTAACCTTTGAGGGGCAACTCGCATCTGCTGTGCCTAGCTCTGTTGTCAAACTAGGAAATGTTTTATTCGGAGACTGGAAGGACGTGGCTCCGCTTCTTGAAGGTTTAGTAGAAAATCAAGACTATGTTGTCGAGCAAGATGCTCGTAATTCTGCAGTTCCTTTGCTAGACAAACGTGCGATCAACGCTCGTATCGAGCCAGGTGCGATTATCCGTGACCAGGTGGAAATTGGTGACAATGCTGTTATCATGATGGGAGCAGTTATCAATATCGGTGCTGAAATTGGTGCAGGAACCATGATTGACATGGGTGCCATCCTTGGTGGTCGCGCTATTGTTGGAAAAAACAGCCACGTTGGTGCAGGTGCAGTTTTGGCAGGTGTGATTGAGCCAGCTAGTGCTGAACCAGTCCGTGTCGGAGATAATGTTCTTATCGGTGCTAATGCAGTGGTGATCGAAGGGGTCCAAATCGGCAGTGGTTCAGTTGTTGCAGCAGGAGCTATTGTTACCCAAGATGTTCCAGAAAACGTGGTAGTGGCAGGTGTTCCAGCTCGTATCATCAAAGAAATTGATGCCCAAACCCAACAAAAAACAGCGCTAGAGGATGCGCTTCGTACCTTGTAATTGTAAAAGTAAAAAAGAGGCGGAACCCTTTTTCCAGCCTCTTTCTGCTATATAGGAGGACAGATAGATGTTAGATTTGATTCAGACTAGACGAGATTTACACCAGATTCCAGAGATTGGCTTGGAAGAGTTCAAGACTCAGGCTTATTTGCTGGATGTGATTGAGAAATTGACTGCGGGCAAGGATTTTGTTCAAATTCGTACTTGGCGGACAGGTATTCTGGTTTATTTGCAGGGAAGTCAGCCGGAACGAACCATTGGTTGGCGAACAGACATTGATGGCCTGCCTATCGTCGAACAAACCGGACTGCCTTTTGCCTCTCAGCACCAAGGTCGCATGCATGCCTGTGGACACGATTTTCATATGACTATTGCCTTGGGCTGTCTCGAACGCGCCCTGGAGGAACAACCCAAGAATAATTTGCTCTTCCTATTTCAGCCTGCTGAAGAAAATGAAGCTGGTGGGATGCTCATGTATGAGGATGGTGCTTTTGGAAATTGGTTGCCAGACCAATTTTATGGTCTCCATGTTCGTCCGGATCTGAAGGTCGGACAGATTGCGACCAACACTCATACACTCTTTGCAGGGACTTGTGAGGTGAAGGTTCGTTTCAAAGGAAAAGGAGGACACGCAGCTTTTCCGCATGAAGCCAATGACGCCTTGGTGGCTGCTAGTTACTTTGTAACCCAGGTGCAGTCAGTTGTCAGTCGCAATGTCAATCCCATCGAGGGAGCGGTGGTGACCTTTGGCCTTTTCCAAGCTGGAACAACCAACAATGTCATTACAGACACAGCCTTTTTGCATGGAACCATTCGCGCCTTGACTCAGGACATGAGCCTCTTGGTACAAAAAAGAGTCAAGACAGTCGCAGAAGGGGTTGCAGCAGCCTTTGATATGGAAGTCGAAGTAGAACTCAAGCAAGGGGGCTACCTGCCTGTGGAGAACAATCCAGCCTTGGCGCGTGAACTGATGGACTTCTTTGAAGAGAAAGACGGAATCGAGTTGATTGATATCGAGCCTGCTATGACTGGTGAGGACTTTGGTTATCTCCTTTCGAAGGTAGATGGCGTTATGTTCTGGCTAGGTATCGATAGTCCCTACGCCCTTCATCACCCTCAGATGAGTCCTAAGGAAGAAGCCTTAGCCATTGGGGTAGATGCGGTCTCTAGTTTCTTGAAAAAGAAGGCAGCAGAGTAGAGGAATTGTCTATGAAAGCAGAACTACGCAAGAAAATTTTGCAAGAAATGAAGGCTGTTCCTCAAAAGCAAAAAATTGCTATGGATCAAGCCTTAACAGAACGATTTTTGAATCATCCTGTTTACCAAGAAGCCAAGGTCATCGCAACCTACCTCTCTTTTCCGCATGAGTTTCAAACGCAGGGACTGATTGAGCAGGCGCTGAAGGACGGCAAGAAGGTTTTGATACCCAAAACCTATCCCAAGGGGCGCATGGAGTTTGTGGTCTATCATCCGCAGCAGTTGGTAAAAACTTCCTTTGGTTTACTGGAACCGAAAGGAGACTTGGAAGTTGTGGATCCGTCTCAGATTGACTTAATCCATGTTCCGGGCTTGGCTTTTACAACAGGGGGCTATCGGATCGGATATGGTGGAGGATACTACGA
This genomic stretch from Streptococcus sp. 1643 harbors:
- a CDS encoding DMT family transporter; the protein is MNHYQKKIVKGTVYSLLSGLIWGICGILGEYFFTHYPVSSGWITSMRLLVAGSLVLGLSAFQLRSRLLDIWRDKKNYLPFLAYAILGIFSVQFFFYLCVEYSNATTATILQFISPVFILFYNRIIYQKKASITAVFYVLIAMLGVFLMATKGDLSQLSMTPLALVTGLLSAVGVMFNVILPQRFARRYGFVPTVGWGMILAGLFSNFLYPIYQISFQVDLVSVLICLTIAVFGTAFAFFLSMKAVSLVSPLVVSVVSASEPLSSALLSVLFLGLVMDGFLALAMVLIIVPMIFLSVEEAKQAR
- the dapD gene encoding 2,3,4,5-tetrahydropyridine-2,6-dicarboxylate N-acetyltransferase; translated protein: MTATKMNAQEIIQFIANAEKKTSVKVTFEGQLASAVPSSVVKLGNVLFGDWKDVAPLLEGLVENQDYVVEQDARNSAVPLLDKRAINARIEPGAIIRDQVEIGDNAVIMMGAVINIGAEIGAGTMIDMGAILGGRAIVGKNSHVGAGAVLAGVIEPASAEPVRVGDNVLIGANAVVIEGVQIGSGSVVAAGAIVTQDVPENVVVAGVPARIIKEIDAQTQQKTALEDALRTL
- a CDS encoding N-acetyldiaminopimelate deacetylase — protein: MLDLIQTRRDLHQIPEIGLEEFKTQAYLLDVIEKLTAGKDFVQIRTWRTGILVYLQGSQPERTIGWRTDIDGLPIVEQTGLPFASQHQGRMHACGHDFHMTIALGCLERALEEQPKNNLLFLFQPAEENEAGGMLMYEDGAFGNWLPDQFYGLHVRPDLKVGQIATNTHTLFAGTCEVKVRFKGKGGHAAFPHEANDALVAASYFVTQVQSVVSRNVNPIEGAVVTFGLFQAGTTNNVITDTAFLHGTIRALTQDMSLLVQKRVKTVAEGVAAAFDMEVEVELKQGGYLPVENNPALARELMDFFEEKDGIELIDIEPAMTGEDFGYLLSKVDGVMFWLGIDSPYALHHPQMSPKEEALAIGVDAVSSFLKKKAAE
- a CDS encoding 5-formyltetrahydrofolate cyclo-ligase encodes the protein MKAELRKKILQEMKAVPQKQKIAMDQALTERFLNHPVYQEAKVIATYLSFPHEFQTQGLIEQALKDGKKVLIPKTYPKGRMEFVVYHPQQLVKTSFGLLEPKGDLEVVDPSQIDLIHVPGLAFTTGGYRIGYGGGYYDRYLEHFAGHTMSTIYPCQVQEFNLENHDIPVQAVLIYEGNL